The Tursiops truncatus isolate mTurTru1 chromosome 16, mTurTru1.mat.Y, whole genome shotgun sequence genome contains the following window.
GCCTAAAAGCTACAAAATTAGTGCTTTGATTGGACTAACTAGGCTTTGTTGTTTATGAATTAGATGTCCATGTTTAACTTTACCATGTAGACTTCTCCTTGCTTTGGAGGTAGGAGGTATGACAACCCATCCCATAAACAGAGCAAGAGCTTGGCAGCTTCTGGGGCCTGAACTTAACCGGCCCTTTCTCTTGTGCCCGCCCTCCCTAGATACCCACCAGGCATCGTGGGCGTGGCTCCGGGAGGACTTCCTGCAGCCATGGAAGGGATCATCCCCGGAGGCATCCCGGTAACCCACAACCTCCCCACGGTGGCACACCCTTCCCAAGCTCCCTCTCCCAACCAGCCCACAAAACACGGGGACAGTCGAGAGCACCCCAACGAGCAATAGCAGAGAGTGACGGAAGGTAACCATTCAGATACACCTGGGACCAAGAGACAGTGAAAAATAGATGAACTAAGAGAAAAGGAATCTGACAGTCTTTTTAACTGATTCTGGACATACGCATCATTGACGTTGCAGTGTTAAAACTACAAAGGAGCTCGAAGCCGAGACGTGGGAAAACTGAAGATGTCGTCTGCTTGTGGAAGCGCTGAAAAAGACTAGGACGTGATTTATTAACGACCAACTTCTGTTATTGTGTGTTAAGTTTTTCATCTGTGCATCAAATCACAAAGAATAAATAGATCTTTTTCCTTTATCAGTCCCTTGGACACAGCAGGTCCTGAACACCTTGCTCTAGAATGTTGCATCAGGAGTTccaaacatcaaaataaaaaatattaagaggaaaTCCCCATCCTATGACTCTAGTCCCTTCGGTCCACGGGGGCTGGTTACCTCTTTTGCTAATAGGAAGATTAAATTACTACAAAATGGGGAGAAAACTGTTTGCCTGTGTTAGACAACCGCGAGCATAGGATTGAAGACAGTACAGGCTCCTGTACAGAGAAGTCTCTCCCATCTGAACTGCATACTGAGCGGGCAAGTTGGTTGTGAGTTCAGTAAAAACCCTCtgatgatgcaaaaaaaaaaaaaaaaaagtattaagttTCACAAGCTGTTTGtactcaaatatattttctcagtttcagaTCCTCAGCTATTTTATTGAGTGGAAAGTCTTGAACTGAAAGGGTTCAAGAAGAATAATGTTGCATTTCCTTATGTCTCAGGAAACACTTTTTATGGTAACTTGTCAGATTGTCTATGAACAAACCCACTTTTTTAGACATTGATAAAGTCTTCTTTTCTTCACGTGATATTTTATACAAGAACACTTCAGGTGTGTTATTAGATGTGACTGATTTTAACAAATCCTATTAGATTTGTATCAACTAGTTACATGTTATATTCATAGTCTTTTGTGAATCATCGCCTTTTTGTTTAAAAGATGGCCTATTTTGAGCCTTTGTATAGGTACATTCCTGTTTTTGTGACaaaaaacctttaaaactgtcccaaacagaaaaataatggcTATcagaaatatgttttgttttagtgTGAGTTACCGttactgtatttgtttattgtaAAGGTGGACATTTAGCGTTCAGTGCAGTtttcaataaaaagtaataaaaatttctGTTAAGCTCTGAAATTCAAGTACAACTCACCAGTGTAAAAGTTCTCTCCTTGAGATGTTTAAAGGCAACTGCATTTTCAATTAGCCAGTTTCCCAACTCTTGTTACTCCGAGGGTCAAAGATTTACAGTACTTTTCTGTCATCTACCTATTCCATAACCAGACGCAAGAATGTTGATAATTACTTCATGTGATAGTTTAATTGAAAAAATCAAAACTTCACATAAGTCCATCCTTATCAAATCATGCCATCCCTAAGATGAAATAGTGGGTTAGAACTAAGTCAATTCAAGAAACAAAATTGGTCAAGTTTtagaattttgattttaatttaccCAAAAGCAAAATTATCTGGCTCAAGCATTAATGCAGGAAGGGAggtgaatctcaaaaaaaaatttttttaatgatatttacaaagaaatgttGCAAATTAATTAACATCAGCCATTTCCATAGGTTAGGAACTTTCCATTGATTTTATGGGTCTTCCTTCTTAAATAGCATTAAACCCCTTACTACTAGCAGTATCTGCAAATGTCAGTCACGTCCAACAATTCCAGGTACCGAACTCCTTTTCAgccgcctccccccaccctttcccatttaaaaaaagaagtcatgacAACTTAAAGCATCAACCTCCTCACTCATTTTAAGGTGGTGGTCCCATCCCAACTCTCCCATGAAAAATTACACTGAAACCACCTGACACGGATAGAGAGATCCTGGACAGAGATACAGCAAATGGTTACTGACCTATCACTCCGGGGAGCAAAGTGGCAGCTCAAGATCATCTTCACGACCACTTGTCAAACAGGCAATCAGTGAGGGGGTGACGTATgcacaaaaaggagacccccaaccGACTATGCACAGCAATAGTCCCTTAACACAGACTAAGTCTGTGACACGATGAGcctaaaaaccaaaaacataaaaaggtCCAAATCCATGGTGTGCTTGGGTTTTGACAGAAAACACCACACTGTATTCTCCCTAGAAAAAGAACCATAAAGTCCATACAGTTAAAGGTATTACTGTCCGGagtcaaccaaaagacatacaataTCTGTCACCCTGCCATATATAATCTGAGAAAGGACTGCAAACTCTATCTTGGGACAACAGTTATGGCTGTTTGATAGTTCAAGAGCTTAACATAGCATTGATTCACCAAAATGTTGGCCTTTACCAGCCAATCTGCTGTGAAAACCATTTAAAGCCCCATCCCTGTCTGGAGCCTAAGAAATggagtcatatatatatatatataattctttccCACAGGGAAGAATGCTGTACCTGTTAAACTAGATGTGGTCAGGGTCACtgatctataaataaataaataaagaggcaCCTCAGGGGACACACCACGCAGCAAACACAACACACGGAGGCTAAGGCTAAAGACCGAGCCTGCAGTTTTCTGAACAGCACTGACTGTAATGTAGACCGTAGCAACTAGATGCTTTTCCCTCAAACATTTCTCTTCGGATTCTTCAACTGGGAGAGCAGTTTTTGCTTAACAGCAACTAGAACAGGATGTCTGGCCACTAAAGAATTCTCTCCCTATATATGGAGAAAAGTTTATAGGGATGCTGTGCTATGTAATTAGAATGGCAGCcttctaaaaaattaattctgtCCAAAATGAAAGCAAACCGTAGAGTCAATTTGTAAGAAAACATTAACCATTTGAAACAGTAACATACACATTACATCAAAATTCATTCATATGGAAtcaaattgcaaatatttttcctgcaaGTTGTAGCATGCAGCAAAAGCGATCATCCTGGGAACACGTTTCAAGGAGTGttcagagagggaagaaagaactaGAGAGATGACATCTCATaggtaattttctatttttagtattccaGCATCAAATCTGAGGTTGTGCACATTTCAATAGCATCTAAACagaacttagaagaaaacaagaagtaaatatTTCAAGGTTTTCACAGCCTTTTCatcaaagggaaggaaaagtgtgagtgagtgagtgagtgagtgagtgagtgagtgagtgagtgagtgtgtgtgtgtgtgtgtgtgtgtgtgtgtgtgtgtgtgtgtgtgtgtgtgtgtgtgtgtgtgtgtgtgtgtgtgtgtgtgtagggcttCTTGCCAAATTCCTTGCCACATCAATAGTCTACAAAGTGCTTACCAGGACACTAAGTCTTTTTGTGTTCCTGAGATAGGTCTGAAATTTTTACCCAGTTTTGAATGTATACCTGAAGTGGTCAAATAATACTTTTTGTAGAAAGTTTTCCTACCTAAGATTATAGTCTTAACTTTAAATAAGAATGGCCACAATTAACCaacatgcaaaaattctcagaCTACTCACTGAGAAATTCATTATACAATGCATTTACCACCTTACTGCGTTCTTAAATCTTTATTCTATACTGAACTGATATTCCCAATTAGCCCAAGCAAAGGCATGCCTTTCTAACACAATTTGCTTAAAGCAGGGTTGATGATAAAAGACAGTTAAGAATCCACAGACTCTATGCATGGCAACCTGGGAGAGTATAACATTGTCAACAGAGTCAAGTGGGCGAATTTCACACAATTCATTCAGTTACATACGAGTGGGCCGGCTCCCCCGAGCACTCCCCCGCCAGCACTCCCCTCACTTACATCCACCGAATAACTATTCACAAAGAGACTGCTGCCCAGAGTCTGGTAGAAGAAGCCCCATCTTAAGGGCACTcttccaaacaaataaatacctaAACACTGAAAAGGGGCATTatcagaaacttttaaaaagacaaaataatagaaaCCAAAACCCTTTCCAAAACAAGGGAACGATGTCTATGCAAAGTTCACTCAATAAAAAATCCTTACTTTTCTTACAGTTTGTtccttaaagattttattttattttattgggcaCAACAGGaactaaattattaataaaaataaaagcttgtttttatgttttgctgTGGGTAATTTGTACAAAAAGTTTCCAAATCTCTAACGAGCTCTAGTGAGATATAATGTAAAACGGATCTTTTAAGATGCAAGTAGAATGCCAGGTTCTacttaaaaaagaattatctcAAAGGAACAAAGAGTGATCTGCCATGTGCTTTTGGAGGTGCCCATGCTGGAAAAAACTTCTCAATAATATGAAGATGCTGGTACAACTTTTCCTATTACACAACTTCTTACACAACCACATGCGTTACATTTATAGACAGATTTacaatttgaaaggaaaaaagttctgtcttaataaaattcattttttacaaaCTGTAGTCCAAAGTTCTGTCTCCTCACAGCAGATGCATCATCTCCACGGGGTGTGGATCAGAAAAACCCTTCCAAGCAGATCCTGCCAGATCTGCTTCATTCCATGCCGTGCACTCTGCCTGGAGCACCGCAGCAGCGTGGAGGTCACTACAGAGCTGGTACCTTGCTCTTCTGCTCtttgattattttcattcatcttcaTCATCTTCGTCTTCCTCCCCATCAGACAGGGATGAACAAGGCCGGATCTGTCGGTAGCGGTCAAGCCATTTTTCTACCATTTGCGTGACCAGAGGGTGATTTCGCCGCCGGGAGCTCTTCTGCATGGCCACGAGAACTCCTCCCTCAGTCACACAGCAGTCCAGCCACTCCCTGAGCAGCTTTTCTTGCTGTTCCTCATTACCTAGCTTTTAGAGGAATGTGAAGAAGAGGGAAAATAACACAACAGATCACAGACTTGACAGGAAAAATTTAACAGAAACCTACAGCTGGTATGATTAATGAAAAAGGCCAGAGCAACGAAGTGTTTCAACATGGTTTCCACCTCTCatcaattttatgtttaaaacccAGTTTCCTGtggttaaatagaaaaaaaatctatgggaaAATTCACAGAAAAACCTAGAGGGAAGAATAGCCTAGTAATAAGTTAATTTGTTTGATATAATAGCAAAAAGCAAATGTTATCTAATAAGCTGATCCTTGCAGCTTCAAACAGAACAAGGTAAGTTTACTCAGAAAGTTATGTATATAGGCTCAAGGAACAAAAATTATctgaacttttttcttaatatcatggttataaaaagtttataattattactagtatatgaaataaaagaccaataattttataagaatttggGCTGGAGCGCTCTTTTACACATTCTCGCCACCTCCCCTGCCTGGCGTGCACCACCTGCTCCCCCGCAGCTCCAGTGACCTCCCACCTGCTCCTGTTCCCACCACTGCCCAGGTATCGAGTCTCAACCGAGTTGCCAGTATTCCTCTTCTGGGCAAACTGGCTGTTGGCTCCCCAGCTTACCCAGAATAAAGCCAAAGATTTAAAAGACCGTTGATGACCCCATGCCACCCCTTAACCTCTCAGCCTCGTCTCTCCCCGCTTGCCCAATCCCCACAAACCACACTGGCTTGAACTTCCCTCTACCTACAACTCTCTTCCCCCAGATTCTGCAAGACTCCTTCCTCTTTCAGGTCTCAATTCAGGCGTCACCTCCTCAGTGATGCCTTACCTTGGGCCCCCGGTGGCCCCCtcatccccccctttccccctcacCCCATCTTTTTATCTCCTCAGCACTCAGCACTACCTGAGGGCTAGGACTTTGGTCTTCACTGCTTTATCTCTGCAGAACACATCCTACACAGCAATTCtgaaaagataaatttcaaaGTCTGTCTGACCAGGATTTATAGAAAGTGACAATTACTACGACCTAGTTCAAAATTGTAAGTGGTAGTACAGATAATACCACACCTGAAAGACACACTAGGCTGGGTTCTGGTACAGTGCTGCTACTTTAAGTAATTAATACAAGAAACAGGCTTCTTACCTCCTGAGCAGAAAGGAAGTGCACATGGAGTAACTTCCTTTCACTGTCAACCAGAGGCAGAAATGTAATGGTGACATCGTCATCGGTGTTCAGGTTAGCACCAGCACCTCGGTTACCATAGCCATCATTTTCCATGGCAACCAAAGCAGAGAAGTGGCCCCTTGTATAGCCCAGAGCAATCGGACTTTTCCAACAAAAACTCTGTTCCCACAACAAAGGCAAATACACAcctggaaagagggaagaaagtcaCAATGAGATTTTCAGGATGTGACTGCAATGtgcattaaaataataaacaagaaagCTCCAAAATACTCATGATAACGGCTTACCTTGAAACCGAGTATATCCCAAAGTTTCTCCCCGGaaacttttataatattttactcCATAAACTATAATTGGTCGTCTAAGAATATGTGCAAGTACAAAAATGTGGGTCTGTTCCAAACTTGCTCCAGGCTgtacagaacaaaataaaagaaagcaaattctctttaaaacatttattaccaCCCCGGAAAACTGATGTGTATAACACAATGCTACCCTCCTTCATTATTACACTACctcaattcatttaaaaaatatagtaatacTACTGTCCAACTAAAGAGTTTGATTCCTCAAATAGCAAAGTCCAATAAAAGAAATCTGCAAAGTTTATGTACAGGTATCCAAACTCAAGAACTGAACAGATTTGTTTAAATACTGATTTCAGAAACAAGAGATTCAGACAGCAAAGGAAGCTTGATTTATATAACTGCCTTCTGGTTAAGTTACTTGTGAAAGTACTACCTACAACAAGGTCCACCCGAAGTAAAAAGAACTTCGTTATTTCACACAAACATAAATGGCTGCAAATGGCTGCATCACCTAAGGCAAGAATATGCAACAGGTCTCCCTTCCCCCCATAATGATTCTGACAGCACCTTTACAGGAGGTACACGTCTCAGATGTAAAACAGTCACTGTGAACCCTGCCCAAATGACCCAAAGACAGAAGGTACTTCCCTCAGAGGGTACTAATGAATTATGATGCTTTCTGCAAAGAAAAGAAGTGGTTTGTTGTGCATATATTTGAAGTTTATAGTTAAGTATATTAATATgcttcataaaataaaactagCATGAGTGTGAGGGACAGCCCTACACAGTACATCTATAAAAGTTCATTCCCAAGTTAGTTAATCATTCCTGTCCACGGCACCTTCTCCTTGGCCTACGTCACGTGGACGGAGGCTCCTCACCTGGGGAGCCTTGTGAAGATCACAACTTGATCCTCAGGGGCCTGGCAGCTCAGCATCAGCACCCACCACTAGCACAGAGATCTTGGGGAAGTGTCCCCTCGGACACAGAATGGGAGCTAACCCGTAGGTAGGTAAAACAGGCATAAAGCCAccacttcttaaaatttttaatttattattttttaaaatttttattggagtatagttgatttacaatgttgtgttagtttctgctgtacagcaatgagaattgttatacatatacctatatccactcttttttagattcttttcccatataggtcattacagagtattgagtagagttccctgtgctacacagtaggtccttattagctatctattttatatataatagcgtgtatatgtcaatcccaaaaaGTCACCTGAGAGGACAATATAACTGAAGAGTAAtctgaggaaatatttaagaggTTAGAATCACCAAGTACAACTTTTATTTGGACAGTTTTTTAATCACTTAATATAAGAAACATGTTGCCCTCCCTGTGCTGCAGCGAGGACTTGCCTATGGTCCCAGAGCTGATAAACAGCAGTCACTAGAACCCAAGTCACCTGCTGCCAAGTCAAGCGCTCTTCCCTTCATGCCACACTGCCTCCAACATGGTCTTCGTGTAAACCAAGGCATTTAGACCAgctgcctcacttttctcatagGAGCAACATGCCCTGAAGCATTCTTACCTGACTAGCAAGAGAGAGTATAAATGCCCAGTCTTCTTGCCACTGTTCTTCTCTCAAGGAAAAATGTAAACCAAAGCTCTGAGAATACCAGGACTCCCAATCTTTCCAACGTGTATAAAACCTAAAAGCAACAGAGTAAAACAGAAGCCTTTCTATAAACAGTTCATTTAATGTTCCGATCATTTATTTAATGTAGTCTTTAAGCAATTCAAATGCAGagattaataattaattttacctgGCTTGCAGtatatttttccaattaaaaatgcCTCCTTTCTGCTAGCAGACATCTTTTAACATATCCTCAGACATAATCTGATTCACCACCCACCAAATTTTCATCAAAACTACGAACACTAGTGATGAGAACGGTTGATTTCAATTGTCTACTATTGGTTTAcgaataaaaactaaaaacactcAAAATCATCTGAGAGGTTGGATAAAAATCAAAGACACTACATTTCTCCATTAATGAATAGTTATCCACTACTTGGTCACAGACTAGAAATAGCCCATGTGTTTATAAGAATATCAAAATCACTTCCTTGAgatttcattcattaaataaaattatttgattatcACATgacaattgaaataaaaaatcactGTAACTACAAGAACAATCCCTTCTTCATGCTTAATACCTGTTTAAATACTTCGGCCTAATAAATTATGAAGACTAAAAATCAAACTAGGCCACTGGTAGACTGAATTACTAAAAgcaaaacattctttttctttagatcAAGTATACAAATAAAGCCGGATATAATTATGCTCAAAACTGTGATCCACTGTCTTACAAAACAAACCAGCAAAGACCTCTGAAGACATTTAACCTGTTTGTAACATTACATTCCTCTCACATGTAGTGAACTATCAGAAATCCCCAATACTTTTATGTATTTGAATTCTAGGTAAAAGAATCAAAAGATCAGAAAACattcttttgctgttgttgaaaTGTTAAGGTATTAAATGTCTTAGTGTCACACGTTTCTTTAGAGTAACTTAATGCAGGGCTCcgtaaaaagtaaattaatatattttagatttaaaaaagaatgttacgGAGGCTTAACTCTTGTTTGattagaaaaaaaacttttctatGCCGGAGAACCataggttttctctttttaaatcagGAATGTAAGTTTCAAtgccaaatgtttaaaaataaaatatggatattcctcttttaaaatacctaagatacacagaaatatatttcaatgCACCAATGACAAAATACATTGTTTTAATAAATTCGAGGAAAAATATCATGAAACACAGAAAGTTGCTGCAGTTAAGAAATTTCTTGGTTGCTGCCTAGGATCGTTTTATTGAATGAGACACCTAAATGTGCCAGAAATCAAATGATGACTTCACTCAAAACTCAAGAAGACTGCAGAAAAAGGctgttcaaaatatatttgaaaaataagcatGTTCAAATAATCACACCCACCACACAAAGACCTAAACACTCAAGCTACCTGGCTCACTGAGAACAGacaagcaaaccaaatccagGAATACGAGGCCAAGCGGGACAGCAAGTTTGGCTTTAACACTGAGAAGTcacttcggggcttccctggtggtgcagtgattaagaatctgcctgccaatgcaggagacacgggtttgagccctgatccaggaagatcccacatgccacagagcaactaagcccgtgcaccacaactactgagcctgtgctctagagcccgcgtgccacaactaatgaagcccgtagcccccgctcgccacaactagagaatgtccacgagcagcaacgaagaaccaatgcagccaaaaataaataaatttatttttaaaaaaatcaattccacATTCATGGATGAATTCcacattcagtgcaatctctatcaaaatctcagAGGACTTTTCTGCAGAAGCTAGAACCTAAAATTTATCTAGAAAtccaaagaattcagaatagcaaaaagaatcttgaaagaagtagtacaaagttggaagacttatACTCCAGATTTCAAAACCTACCACAAAGCTACAATCATCAAGAAAGTCTAATGTcagcataaggacagacatacatATCAACAGGAaaaaattgagagtccagaaataaacttttacttttaaggtaaaatACTTTTTGACAGAAGTACCAAGGCatttgaatgggaaaaaaaaataaacagtactgggacaactggatatccatgcAAAACAGATGATTTTAGATCTTTACCTCACACCTTCaataaaaattagctcaaaatgggtcacagactttaaatgtaaaagctaaaactatggAATTCCTAAGTGAAAACACaggaataaaactttaaaattttcaatttaaaaactgtaaacaacTATAATAAGTATGCTAAGGGATCTAATGGAAAaagcatgcaagaacagatgggcaatgtaagaagagagatggaaatcctaagaaagagcCAAAAtgaaatgctagagatcaaaaacaccaacagaaatgaagaacattTTTGATAGGCTTATAGTGGACTGGATACAGCTAAGCAAAGAACCTCATGAAGATACATCAATACAAACCTCCAAATCTAAAAAGCAAATATaacacacatagaaaaaaaaagtgaatttcaaATAACcatgggacaactacaaaaggtatAACATACAAATGTCAAtaatagagggagaaaaaagaaagtaacggaagaaatatttgaaacaatgacTGAGAATCTcaccaaattaatgtcagacaccataccacagatccaggaagctcagagaacaccaagaaggaaaaatgccagaaaaactacacctaggcatatcatattcaaacaacagaaaattaaagaaaaaggtcctgaaagaagacagaatataaaaaacacctacctgggacttccctggtggtgcagtggttaagaatcttcctggcaatgcagggaacacaggttcaagccctgatccaggaagatcccacatgccacagagcaactaagcctgtgcgccacaactactgagcctaagctctagagcccatgagtcagaaccactgagcccgtgtgctacaactactgaagcccgtgtgcctagagttcGTGCTCCAcaaaagaaaagccactgcaatgagaaacctgcacaatgcaatgaagagtagctcccgctcgccacaactagagaaagcccacgcacagcaacgcagccaaaagtaaataaataaataaatttatttttaaaaacccaaaaaacacctGCCTATGCAGAAACAAAAGATAAGAATTATATCCGacttctcagaaaccatgcaagcaagaagagaatgaagtgaaatattttaaaagttgagacaaaaaaaacaccaacctagaattctatatcctgTGAAATGATCCTTCAAAAGTAAAAAAGCAATAAAGTctttctcaaacaaacaaaaatggagggaatttgttgccagaGACCCGGttcacaagaaatgttaaaagaagttctttagaaagaaggaaaataacataGATCAAAAATTTTGATCtacataaaaaaaggaagagcattaagaaataaattgaagataaaattaaaacttttattttttattcttaattgatctaacagataatagtttattcaaaataatagttGATTATGcatacttatgtatatatatatagtgtgtgtgtatgaacgTGCGAGCGTGTGTGCAGGTATGCGCTTATGTATGcttacatataagtgaaatgaatgacaataaAGATACAAGGGACAGAAAggaggaattaggattattttgttattatgagGTAATGACACAACCCATGAAGTGGTACAGTTTTATTTGAAAGCGGACTTggattatttgtaaaaatatactgcaaactctagggcaaccactaataaaagttaaaaaaata
Protein-coding sequences here:
- the ZRANB1 gene encoding ubiquitin thioesterase ZRANB1 isoform X4, translating into MLAILLTEVSQQAAKCIPAMVCPELTEQIRREIAASLHQRKGDFACYFLTDLVTFTLPADIEDLPPTVQEKLFDEVLDRDVQKELEEESPIINWSLELATRLDSRLYALWNRTAGDCLLDSVLQATWGIYDKDSVLRKALHDSLHDCSHWFYTRWKDWESWYSQSFGLHFSLREEQWQEDWAFILSLASQPGASLEQTHIFVLAHILRRPIIVYGVKYYKSFRGETLGYTRFQGVYLPLLWEQSFCWKSPIALGYTRGHFSALVAMENDGYGNRGAGANLNTDDDVTITFLPLVDSERKLLHVHFLSAQELGNEEQQEKLLREWLDCCVTEGGVLVAMQKSSRRRNHPLVTQMVEKWLDRYRQIRPCSSLSDGEEDEDDEDE